The Solanum lycopersicum chromosome 6, SLM_r2.1 genome has a window encoding:
- the LOC101247924 gene encoding uncharacterized protein gives MGIIRSSFSLIAGTVCGIYIAQNYNVPNINKLIQNALFKAKDVEEKYRKPPKPGDRL, from the coding sequence ATGGGGATTATAAGGAGCAGTTTCTCATTGATAGCAGGAACTGTTTGCGGTATTTACATAGCTCAGAACTACAACGTCCCCAACATTAACAAGCTTATACAGAATGCATTATTCAAAGCCAAAGATGTAGAAGAGAAATATCGCAAACCTCCTAAGCCTGGCGATCGTCTTTAG